The DNA window tgtctaattacaataaccattagactgcacgtctaactctactgagttagactgcacgtctaattccagttctacctcagacttgtctgaaggagttagactcacgtctaactttcactaattagactatccgtctaattatacaataatcattagacgtctaactccactaagttagactgtacgtctaattccggttctacctcagacttgtttgaaggagttagactcacgtctaactttcactaattagactacccatctaattatccaataaccattagactgcacgtctaactccactgagttagacggcacgtctaattctagttctacctcagacttgtttgaaggagttagactcacgtctaactttcactaattagactgcccgtctaattatctaaatatattagacttacgtctaattcctcaagtatattagacttacgtctaattcctttcatctattagactccacgtctaattcctttcatctattagactccacgtctaattccttgcatctattagactccacgtctaatgccttgcatctattagactccaCATCTAATTCCTTTGGTTAGACCCTCACGTctaacattagacgtttttcataaaATCGGTCTAACTCCGCGTTGACTTTCAgttgtgcctgcaaattaacaaaactctaattattaattctgcacCTGGTGAAATTCGAACCCAGGTCACTTGTATGACAGGCAGGCATGCTTACCACTACACAATataagatgttgatatctaaatatatatttatatatttgatataactaacaattattgaacttagttttatccaaaaactatttcatcaatcattaaatcaaaattgttaagttatttttaaatcaattaaaaatttcaacccaacagacttgatttattctgatgtgtgtggtccttttgaggaGGAGTCATTGGGTGACAATCGATATTTTCTagcatttattgatgatgcatctagaaaggtgtgggtttatGTCATGAGAACGAAAGACCAGGTATTTAATAactttcaagagttccatgtcatggtagaaagagagacagacaataaactgaaatgtcttcgctttgataacgggggagagtatacctccaaggagtttaaagcatattgtgtaaaatatggaattcgACATGAGAAAACAGTGCCTGAAACTCCAcaacacaatggtgtggctgagagaatggATCGCACAATTGTAGaaaaaggtgagatgcatgctgaaaatgacaaagttgccaaaacagttttgggcagAAACAGTTTGCACAACTTGCTGTCTCATAAACAGGTCACCCTCTGTTCCTTTAAAGTTTGAAATACCAGAAAGAGTATGGTCtaagaaaaatatttcatactcgcatctaagggtgtttggatgcaaagcatatgtgcatatttcaaaTGAGCAAAGATCCAAGTTAGATGATAAAGtaattccatgtattttccttgggtatggaaatgaggaatttgggtacagattatgggatccagaaaagaaaagaattgttagatgcagagatgttgtgttcttcgagGGTCGGATTGGGATAAATCCAGAAATCATTGAGAAGTTAGAGAAAGTTGATAAGTCCATAGAACTCATATCAATTCCTTTACATGTACAGTCAACAGTAAccgatgaagatgaacataatgaagaagTCATTGAGGAAACCActgacatgaatggtagtaatgatgatgagactgTTTATGATGTTCCTGAGCAGGGGGCAACATCATCAAGAGGAGCCAGAAGAGCCCCCATTAAGAAGGTCTGAAAGAGAGCACCAACCTTCTAAAAGGtacccttcttcagagtatacactattgacagaagaaggaaagccaaaaagttttcaggaggcacaagttcataaagacaaagttaagtggcagaatgcaatgaaagatgagataaAGTCATTGCAAGAGATGGGCATATATGAGCTGGTGGAACTTCCTAAGGGCCGAAaggcattgagaaacaaatgggtattcaagctaaagagagatgaaaatggagaaattgtgaagtacaaagctcgacttgttgtaaagggttttggatagaaacagggcatcgactttgaggatattttctcaccagtggtaaagatgacttccattcgtacACTGTTAGGTCTAGTAGTTAACTTAGACCTTGAGCTTgagcaacttgatgtaaaaactgcagttcttcatggtaacttggaagaagagatctacatggtgcaactagagggatttgaagtgaaagaaaaggagaacatggtttacaaattgaagaagagtctatacggtttgaaacaagctccgagacagtggtacaagaaatttgactcttttatgatgagtcatgggtaccagaGAACCAAGGTAGATCTGTGTGTTTATTTCAACAGATTTTCTAATGGAAAGTTTctaatccttttactttatgttgatgatatgttgattgtaggaCATGATGCTCAGATAATAGccatgttgaagaaggagatgtccaagacatttgacaTGAAGGACATGGGTCAAGCACGTCAGATATTGGAATACAAATTACTCGTGATAGAAAGGCTAtgagactttggttgtcacaagagaagtacattgaaagggtgcttgaaagattcaacatgcaagaaacaaaggaagtaagttgtccacttcctatccattttaaattgagcaagaagatgtgtccatcaacagagaaataaaatgataaaatgtctAGTGTTCCATACTCCTCAACtatagggagtttgatgtatgcaatggtttgcactaggccagatatagcgcatgcagtcggtgtggtaagtaggttcctctctaatccaggaaaacaatattgggaagcagtgaagtggattcttagatatctaagaggcacttacaatttgtgtttgagttttggaaatggttaaactgtgttagaaggttacacagatgctgatatggctggagatctagatcacagaaaatccactttgggttatgtgtttacttttgtagggggagccgtgtcatggcaatccaagttgcagaaatgtgtggctttgtCAACAACAGAAACAGAATACATTGCAGCAACTGAAGCTGGTAAGGAGTTATTGTGGGTGATTACATTGCAACAACAATATGagagaaatttaatttttcaagatTAATCACGTGTTGACACATCATTCTCGACACTATTTTGACATAAAGTTCTTAATCTCTAAGATTATTACagtatatataattcattcacaAACAACAATAGGGTCAATCATAATAGTTAATTATGTTgcttaaaatcttaattttacaggtattttacttttaaaaaaatattttaccgaTAGTTTACCATAATTCGTGTCAGTGTCAATATAAAGCTAACTCGTAagataattatgtaaaaaaaaatcattatttatatttcatagataatatttaatgttttcgGTTTCATTTCAAGTGTTATGTGCACAACTTGAGGTGATACAATCTATATAACAACTTTAacattagaaaattttaatttatatttttattgtaatttttaaattaatcctTTGATTCTTATGTAAAttgtcattattatttttaacattcaccaataacaattttattcttttttattgagTGGTTGAAAAGTTTTTGGGTAAAAGAACTCATATGTTGGTGACTAAGCTCTCTATTCTAACAATTTTATGGTTTAGTAAGTGTTATTCAATTGAATGCAAATCTTAAATATTCTGTTAAGATGATGTTTATCGAATTTGTTTCGTTTACAACTTTGCCGGgatttgaatatatatacttCACTTAATTGGGTTTTGTTTGCAATTTGCATAGGTGGTGGAGAAGGACTTAGAAGGAGCAATAGTATGGTTTTGGAAGGTAATAAATGAAGGAGACAAAGTGGAAAGTGCACTAAAAGATATGGCAGTTGTGATGAATCAATTGGATCGAACTGAAGAAGCCATTGAAGCTGTAAAGTCCTTTAGACTTCTTTGCCCCAAACAATCCCAACATTCAATTGGCAATGTCCTCATTGATTTGTACAAGGTacgtaattaattaattatatacaatcTTTAATGCCTTCATTTATAcctaaactatatatataataatgcagAAATGTGGGAAAGTTGATGAGCAAATAGCCATGTTGAGACATAAACATAGGATGATTTATAATGGTGAGACTTTCAATGGAAAACCCACAAAATCTGCTAAATCTCATGGCAAGAGAATCCAGGTTTCAGTCAAGCAAGAGACTTCAAGATTATTGGTAAAAGTACATAGGACAATTTTTacttttcaaagtaaaaattCAATCTGATTTTGTTAAGTTTTCAGGGAAATTTAGGATGGGCATACATGCAAAAAGGGAATTACATAGTAGCTGAGGTTGTGTACAAGAAAACCCAGATGGTTGATCCTGATTCCAGTAAGGCATGCATCTTGGCTCATTGCTTGATCAAGAAAGCGCGGTTTGACGAAGCTCGGTCCATTCTTGAAGATGTTGTCATTGGAAGGTTGGCTGGTAGTGATTTAATCAAGATTAGAAGTCGGGCTGAGGAGTTGCTGTTGGAGATCGATTCGGCTCAAGCCACGGATTTGTTGACTAGCGAATTGGGCTTTGTAGGTGGAGATATAGTTGATAAGTA is part of the Impatiens glandulifera chromosome 1, dImpGla2.1, whole genome shotgun sequence genome and encodes:
- the LOC124934158 gene encoding protein SULFUR DEFICIENCY-INDUCED 1-like, translating into MTYKAGDLGTGNMDNTSHSSIVSIGDICLRTELGHQLTLKDIFFMKRAMALLLICIAATFTTVTVDGSSKVTNVFVMMSTVTDEDEHNEEVIEETTDMNGSNDDETVYDVPEQGATSSRGARRAPIKKRTKVDLCVYFNRFSNGKFLILLLYVDDMLIVGHDAQIIAMLKKEMSKTFDMKDMGQARQILEYKLLVVEKDLEGAIVWFWKVINEGDKVESALKDMAVVMNQLDRTEEAIEAVKSFRLLCPKQSQHSIGNVLIDLYKKCGKVDEQIAMLRHKHRMIYNGETFNGKPTKSAKSHGKRIQVSVKQETSRLLGNLGWAYMQKGNYIVAEVVYKKTQMVDPDSSKACILAHCLIKKARFDEARSILEDVVIGRLAGSDLIKIRSRAEELLLEIDSAQATDLLTSELGFVGGDIVDKYSASFRWRRLPIFEEISPLRDQLACVFLKSVDGN